One genomic region from Indicator indicator isolate 239-I01 chromosome 7, UM_Iind_1.1, whole genome shotgun sequence encodes:
- the NUDT13 gene encoding NAD(P)H pyrophosphatase NUDT13, mitochondrial encodes MAAMSQAAYRRASSLVCRLHSTYVRKMRYLNELKENDSLCRQAQTSGTFYLFHNLSPFLQKDEKKYLVPQVSAAEMRKILEKLKETEQWIEKSVLIGCSDEHVPQFALDLGALEKSVIESELKGLFTDLHKALFVVDGKDSPLLASAQSLLRWHDSHQFCSKTGQPTQRNVAGSKRVCHSSRITYYPQVSPVVITLVSDGSRCLLARQPSFPRGMYSALSGFCDMGENLEEAVRREVAEEVGLEVESLWYSASQHWPFPSSSLMIACHALVRAQQAEISVDSLELEEARWFGLEEILEGLKREPRSSKQDDGSVLPWFPPKQAIAHQLIQEWVKQQTSQPA; translated from the exons ATGGCTGCTATGTCTCAAGCAGCATACAGAAGAGCTTCCTCTCTTGTCTGCAGGTTACACTCCACCTATGTTAGAAAAATGAG ATACTTAAATGAGCTAAAGGAAAACGACAGCCTTTGTAGACAAGCCCAGACCTCAGGAACTTTTTACCTCTTTCAcaatctctctcccttcctgcagaaagatgagaagaaatattTGGTACCACAGGTCAGTGCAGCAG AGATGAGAAAGATCCTGGAGAAACTCAAAGAGACTGAGCAGTGGATAGAGAAGTCGGTGCTGATTGGCTGTTCAGACGAGCACGTACCACAGTTTGCCCTGGATTTAG GAGCCTTGGAGAAATCAGTCATCGAGTCTGAACTCAAGGGGTTGTTTACTGACTTACACAAAGCTCTCTTCGTAGTGGACGGGAAGGATTCTCCTTTGCTGGCTTCG GCCCAGTCCCTTCTTCGGTGGCACGATTCCCACCAGTTCTGTAGCAaaactgggcagcccactcAGAGGAACGTAGCTGGCAGCAAGCGTGTCTGCCAtagcagcagaatcacctactATCCCCAG GTGTCTCCAGTGGTTATCACCCTGGTGTCTGATGGGAGCCGGTGCCTCCTCGCACGCCAGCCCTCGTTTCCCCGGGGGATGTACAGTGCTCTGTCAGGCTTCTGTGACATGG GTGAAAACCTGGAGGAGGCAGTCAGGCGAGAGGTGGCAgaagaggttggactggaggtgGAGTCACTCTGGTACTCAGCTTCTCAGCACTGGCcattccccagcagcagcttaaTGATAGCTTGTCACGCCTTGGTGAGAGCACAGCAGGCTGAG ATCAGTGTGGACAGCCTGGAACTAGAGGAAGCTCGTTGGTTTGGCCTGGAGGAAATCTTGGAGGGTCTCAAGAGAGAGCCCAGATCTTCAAAGCAAGATGATGGTAGTGTTTTACCCTGGTTCCCTCCCAAACAGGCCATTGCTCACCAGCTGATTCAGGAGTGGGTAAAGCAGCAGACTTCCCAGCCAGCTTAG